Below is a genomic region from Mesorhizobium sp. NZP2298.
CGAGACTCCTTCACCGGCCCAAATTTGATTCAGTCATGAACCACCGCGACAGCCCGCCACCCGGTTTCGTCCCGGCACCTTTGGACGAGGGATTCACCAATCTGATTGGCCAGCTGTACGCCAGGAAAGGCGTCGACGGCATCCATGTGATCGCGTTTCGGGTTAGCGAACGCCACCTGAATCTCCATCGGTCCGCGCATGGAGGGATGCTCGCGGCGCTCGCTGATGTGGCGATAGGAATGAACATCATGCGGGGGGCTGAGAAGGTAGCGGCTGCCGCAACCCTCAACCTCTCCATCAACTTTATTGGTGGCTGCAGTAGCGGGGATTGGGTCGAAGCGTATGCGCATTTTAGCAAAATCGAAGGCCGCGTCCGCTTCGGACGATGCCTGATTCAGGTAGGCGATCGAGCAATCGCGGAGGCGCATGCAACCTTCTACGCAATGGCCGATCACACGCGGCAATCAGCATGACGCGGGCTTTGCAACCGACGAACCGGTTACTCGCCAACGCATTGAAACGACAACGTGAGGATTGTGGGATCATGTATCCAGAATTGAACGAACGAGTTGCGATTATCACGGGCGGCGCAAGCGGCATTGGTTGGGCTGCCGCTCGCAGGCTGGCCGCCGAGGGTGCAAGGGTGGTGATCGTCGACCTGGACAGAGGTCGGGTGGACACACGCGTCCGCGAGCTGACAGGCAACCATATCGGTCTTGTTGGCGACGTTTCCGACGAACCAGACGTATCCCGCTTCGTGGAAGCGACGTTGGACCATTTTGGCCGACTGGATGTTCTCATAAACAGCGCAGGCAAGTCGGATTCGTTTCGGGCCACTGTCGACCAAGATGTCGGTGATTTCCGCCGCTTGGTCGATGTTCATCTGACGGGTACGTACATGATGAGCAAGGTCGCGGCCAAAGCGATGTTTACAAACGGCGCGGCTGGCTCAGTCATCAATGTGAGTTCGATTGCCGGAATTGTGGGGCTCGTTCCGCGGACCGCATATAGCGCTGCCAAGGCAGCGATCAGCATGATGACTCGAACCATGGGTTGCGAATGGGTGGCCAGCGGCGTCCGCGTCAACGCGGTTGCACCCGGGTATGTACTGACACCACTCGTTCAGGAGCTCATCGATGCCGGCAAGGTAGACGCGGAGCGGATTTGTCGCCGAACCCCCGCTGGCCGGTTCGGAACGAGCGAGGAGATTGCAAACGCGATGG
It encodes:
- a CDS encoding PaaI family thioesterase — encoded protein: MNHRDSPPPGFVPAPLDEGFTNLIGQLYARKGVDGIHVIAFRVSERHLNLHRSAHGGMLAALADVAIGMNIMRGAEKVAAAATLNLSINFIGGCSSGDWVEAYAHFSKIEGRVRFGRCLIQVGDRAIAEAHATFYAMADHTRQSA
- a CDS encoding SDR family NAD(P)-dependent oxidoreductase; protein product: MTRALQPTNRLLANALKRQREDCGIMYPELNERVAIITGGASGIGWAAARRLAAEGARVVIVDLDRGRVDTRVRELTGNHIGLVGDVSDEPDVSRFVEATLDHFGRLDVLINSAGKSDSFRATVDQDVGDFRRLVDVHLTGTYMMSKVAAKAMFTNGAAGSVINVSSIAGIVGLVPRTAYSAAKAAISMMTRTMGCEWVASGVRVNAVAPGYVLTPLVQELIDAGKVDAERICRRTPAGRFGTSEEIANAMAFLASDQSAFITGVTLPVDGGYMSWGTPADAFAGEL